A genomic segment from Bacillus cereus G9842 encodes:
- the glnR gene encoding transcriptional repressor GlnR — protein sequence MKEDRRSAPLFPIGIVMDLTQLSARQIRYYEEHNLVSPTRTKGNRRLFSFNDVDKLLEIKDLLDQGLNMAGIKQVLLMKENQTEAVKVKEETKEISKTELRKILRDELQHTGRFNRTSLRQGDISRFFH from the coding sequence ATGAAAGAAGATAGACGTTCTGCCCCGCTGTTTCCAATTGGTATTGTTATGGATTTAACACAATTGTCTGCACGTCAAATTCGCTACTATGAAGAGCATAATCTTGTTTCTCCAACCCGTACAAAGGGGAATCGTAGATTATTTTCATTTAACGATGTAGATAAGTTGTTAGAGATTAAAGATTTGTTAGATCAAGGCTTGAATATGGCTGGTATTAAGCAAGTGTTACTAATGAAAGAAAATCAAACAGAAGCAGTGAAAGTAAAAGAAGAAACAAAAGAAATTTCAAAAACTGAGCTTCGCAAAATACTTCGAGATGAACTACAACATACAGGTAGATTCAATCGAACTTCATTGCGACAAGGTGACATTTCAAGATTTTTTCACTAA
- the glnA gene encoding type I glutamate--ammonia ligase has translation MSRYTKEDIFRLAKEENVKYIRLQFTDLLGVIKNVEIPVRQLTKALDNKMMFDGSSIEGFVRIEESDMYLYPDLDTWVIFPWTAEKGKVARLICDIYNADGTPFDGDPRNNLKRVLKEMEALGFSDFNLGPEPEFFLFKVDEKGNPTLELNDNGGYFDLAPMDLGENCRRDIVLELEEMGFEIEASHHEVAPGQHEIDFKYANAIRSCDDIQTFKLVVKTIARKHGLHATFMPKPLYGVNGSGMHCNLSLFKNGENVFFDANGDLQLSDDARHFIAGILKHAPAFTAIANPTVNSYKRLVPGYEAPCYVAWSAQNRSPLVRIPASRGISTRVEVRSVDPAANPYLVMATLLAAGLDGIKNKLTPPAAVDRNIYVMTKEEREEAGIVDLPATLAQALVTLQSNEVVCGALGEHLLEHFIEAKEIEWDIFRTQVHQWERDQYMSLY, from the coding sequence ATGTCTAGATACACAAAAGAAGATATTTTCCGTTTGGCGAAAGAAGAGAATGTAAAGTATATCCGTTTACAATTTACGGACCTTTTAGGGGTAATTAAAAACGTAGAGATTCCAGTGAGACAATTAACGAAAGCTCTTGATAACAAAATGATGTTTGATGGATCTTCGATTGAAGGTTTCGTACGTATTGAAGAATCTGATATGTATTTATATCCTGATTTAGACACTTGGGTAATTTTCCCTTGGACAGCTGAAAAAGGTAAAGTAGCTCGACTAATCTGTGATATTTACAATGCAGATGGCACTCCATTTGATGGAGACCCACGTAACAACTTAAAACGTGTGTTAAAAGAAATGGAAGCTTTAGGATTTTCAGACTTCAATCTTGGACCAGAGCCAGAATTCTTCCTATTTAAGGTTGATGAAAAAGGAAATCCAACATTAGAATTAAACGATAACGGTGGATACTTCGACCTTGCGCCGATGGATCTAGGGGAAAACTGTCGTCGTGATATCGTTCTTGAACTTGAAGAAATGGGATTTGAAATTGAAGCATCTCACCATGAGGTTGCTCCAGGGCAGCATGAAATTGACTTTAAATATGCAAATGCAATTCGCTCATGTGATGACATTCAAACATTCAAACTTGTTGTAAAAACAATTGCTCGTAAACATGGTTTACACGCAACATTTATGCCGAAACCACTATACGGTGTGAACGGTTCAGGTATGCACTGTAACTTATCATTATTTAAAAATGGTGAGAACGTATTCTTTGATGCAAACGGTGACTTACAACTAAGTGATGATGCTCGTCACTTCATCGCAGGTATTTTAAAACATGCACCAGCATTTACAGCGATAGCAAATCCAACTGTAAACTCATATAAACGTCTAGTACCTGGATATGAAGCGCCTTGTTACGTAGCATGGTCTGCACAAAACCGTAGCCCGTTAGTACGTATCCCTGCATCTCGTGGTATTAGTACACGCGTAGAAGTACGTAGTGTTGACCCAGCTGCAAACCCATATTTAGTAATGGCTACATTATTAGCTGCAGGTCTTGATGGAATTAAAAACAAATTAACTCCACCAGCTGCAGTAGACCGTAACATCTATGTAATGACAAAAGAAGAGCGCGAAGAAGCAGGTATCGTTGACTTACCAGCAACATTAGCGCAAGCGTTAGTTACATTACAATCTAATGAAGTAGTATGCGGTGCACTAGGAGAACACTTACTTGAGCACTTCATCGAAGCGAAAGAGATTGAGTGGGATATCTTTAGAACACAAGTTCACCAATGGGAACGCGATCAATATATGTCTCTATACTAA